One genomic window of Blastopirellula retiformator includes the following:
- a CDS encoding argininosuccinate synthase: MPSCVLAYSGGLDTSVILGWLQDEGYEVHAVYVDLGQPCEDRQAILEKAKTCGAKSARIVDGQEEMCRDFAFPIAQWQAKYESIYLLGTSIARPLISKICLQVAREVGADAYVHGATGKGNDQCRFQLAAEALDPSVKIIAPWRMEKFRQLFPGRNAMIKYCEEKNIPVKASIAKPYSSDENCLHISYEAGNLEDLMVNGVEAVDFGMTVSPQEAPDKIENVKLTFEQGVPVAINGEQLSPLQVVLKLNEIGGRNGVGRIDMVENRFVGMKSRGVYESPGMTVLYDAVLVLEQLTVDRDLIHLRDQLAPVVAEMVYYGFWYAPKMDALLAFGRETMKNVTGEVSLNLYKGNIMVDSRSSKNSLYDEGIATMEGGGSYDQTDAEGFLRIQGLPSRVQGRVTPRAY; encoded by the coding sequence ATGCCTAGCTGCGTACTCGCCTACTCGGGCGGATTGGACACGTCGGTCATCCTCGGTTGGCTGCAAGACGAAGGTTATGAAGTGCACGCGGTGTACGTCGATCTGGGGCAACCCTGCGAAGACCGCCAGGCCATTCTCGAAAAGGCGAAGACCTGCGGCGCCAAATCGGCGCGCATCGTTGACGGCCAAGAAGAAATGTGCCGCGACTTCGCCTTCCCGATCGCCCAGTGGCAAGCGAAGTACGAATCGATCTACCTGCTCGGCACCTCGATCGCCCGCCCGCTGATCTCCAAGATCTGCCTGCAGGTGGCCCGCGAAGTTGGCGCCGACGCCTACGTCCATGGCGCCACCGGCAAAGGGAACGACCAGTGCCGTTTCCAACTGGCGGCCGAAGCGCTCGACCCCAGCGTCAAGATCATCGCCCCGTGGCGGATGGAAAAGTTCCGTCAGCTCTTCCCGGGCCGCAACGCGATGATCAAGTATTGCGAAGAAAAGAACATCCCGGTCAAAGCGTCGATCGCCAAGCCGTACAGCTCGGACGAAAACTGCCTGCACATCAGCTACGAAGCAGGCAACCTCGAAGACCTGATGGTCAACGGCGTCGAAGCGGTCGATTTCGGCATGACCGTCTCGCCGCAAGAGGCGCCGGACAAAATCGAAAACGTGAAGCTCACCTTCGAGCAAGGCGTACCGGTCGCGATCAACGGCGAACAGCTCTCGCCGCTGCAGGTCGTCCTGAAGCTGAACGAAATCGGCGGTCGTAACGGCGTCGGCCGCATCGACATGGTCGAGAACCGCTTCGTCGGCATGAAGAGCCGCGGCGTCTACGAGTCGCCCGGCATGACCGTGCTGTACGACGCCGTGCTGGTGCTGGAGCAACTGACCGTCGACCGCGACCTGATCCACCTCCGCGATCAACTCGCTCCGGTCGTCGCCGAAATGGTTTACTACGGCTTCTGGTACGCCCCGAAGATGGACGCCCTGCTCGCCTTCGGCCGCGAAACGATGAAGAACGTCACCGGCGAAGTCAGCCTGAACCTCTACAAGGGGAACATCATGGTCGACAGCCGCAGCAGCAAAAACAGCCTGTACGACGAAGGGATCGCCACGATGGAAGGGGGCGGCAGCTACGACCAAACCGACGCCGAAGGCTTCCTGCGAATCCAAGGTTTGCCGAGCCGCGTCCAAGGCCGCGTTACGCCGCGGGCGTACTAA
- a CDS encoding SDR family oxidoreductase, translating into MSTGQSRRLIFGCGYVGLPVANRWREQGDEVFAVTRNADRAAELANAGLRPIIADVTDENSLADLPSVDTVLFAVGYDRSAGMPIEDVYVAGLAKVLDHLPTSCGRLIYVSSTGVYGDAGGQVVDEQTPCDPQRSGGKACWAAEQLLRADPRWQQKHVTLRLAGIYGPGRIPRAREIAAQTPIPTPGPGALNLIHVDDAAETVVLAAAHPAPKSLYVVSDGHPVERTEYYAQIARSLGAPPPVYETADPNSPAAQRAATNRRMSNQLVTEHLGLRPKYPNYKAGLAKILGEKRKAES; encoded by the coding sequence ATGAGCACGGGACAATCTCGTCGACTGATTTTCGGATGCGGCTACGTCGGCCTGCCGGTCGCCAATCGTTGGCGTGAGCAGGGAGACGAGGTCTTTGCCGTAACGCGAAATGCGGATCGAGCGGCGGAACTCGCCAACGCGGGGCTGCGGCCGATCATCGCCGACGTGACCGACGAAAACTCGCTCGCCGATCTCCCCTCGGTCGATACCGTGCTGTTTGCGGTCGGATACGATCGCTCGGCCGGTATGCCGATCGAAGATGTTTACGTAGCGGGTCTCGCCAAAGTTCTCGACCATTTGCCCACCAGCTGCGGCCGGCTGATCTACGTCAGTTCGACCGGCGTTTATGGCGACGCCGGCGGACAAGTGGTTGATGAACAAACCCCATGCGATCCACAACGTTCCGGTGGAAAAGCATGTTGGGCTGCAGAACAATTGTTGCGAGCCGATCCTCGCTGGCAACAGAAACACGTCACGCTGCGGCTGGCTGGCATCTATGGACCCGGCCGCATCCCGCGCGCGAGGGAAATCGCCGCCCAAACGCCGATTCCCACGCCGGGCCCGGGCGCATTAAACCTTATTCATGTAGACGACGCCGCCGAGACAGTTGTGCTGGCCGCCGCTCACCCTGCCCCCAAATCGTTGTACGTCGTCAGCGACGGGCACCCGGTCGAGCGAACCGAGTACTACGCCCAAATCGCCCGCAGCCTGGGCGCTCCGCCCCCCGTCTACGAAACGGCCGATCCCAACTCCCCCGCCGCCCAACGCGCCGCCACCAACCGCCGCATGTCCAACCAGTTGGTCACCGAGCATCTGGGCCTACGCCCCAAGTACCCGAATTACAAGGCCGGCCTGGCTAAGATTTTGGGAGAGAAGCGGAAAGCGGAAAGCTGA
- a CDS encoding S1C family serine protease: MTHQTRLPLSVLLLLFAGLGVSLAKAEELPKAAAEPTVVQTAHFQEVLAGDAPNSLSELRALERRVQEVAKKVIPCTVGVSVGGAQGSGVIVTEDGYVMTAGHVIGEPNRQATITLPSGKKVKAITLGADRSIDSGLLKITTPGKYEHLKVDHSNELRDGQWVLVTGHPGGYLKDRLPVLRLGRVLASYEDVVATDCVLVGGDSGGPLLDMDGDVVGINSRIGNRITANMHVPSDAYSENWTRLTDGEVWGKLPGTRPVLGVRCDKDKKAPIVIEVTPNSPAERSGVEVGDRIIRFNGRQTNSFDDLKLLVDQTSPGDQVDVVVQRGERTLTLNDVLIKDAREIGG, encoded by the coding sequence ATGACGCATCAGACGAGACTCCCCCTCTCTGTCCTTCTCCTCCTGTTCGCTGGCTTAGGGGTTTCGCTCGCTAAGGCGGAAGAATTGCCGAAAGCGGCGGCGGAACCGACTGTCGTCCAAACGGCCCACTTCCAAGAAGTCTTGGCGGGCGACGCACCGAACAGTTTGAGCGAACTGCGAGCCCTCGAGCGACGGGTCCAAGAGGTCGCCAAGAAAGTGATTCCTTGCACGGTCGGCGTTTCGGTCGGCGGCGCCCAAGGCTCTGGCGTTATCGTCACCGAGGACGGCTATGTGATGACGGCCGGTCATGTGATTGGCGAGCCAAATCGGCAAGCGACCATCACCTTGCCCAGCGGCAAAAAGGTGAAGGCGATCACCCTGGGAGCCGATCGCAGCATCGACTCGGGCTTGTTGAAGATCACGACTCCGGGCAAGTACGAACACTTGAAGGTCGACCATTCCAACGAACTGCGCGATGGGCAGTGGGTGTTGGTGACCGGGCATCCCGGCGGTTATCTGAAAGACCGCCTGCCGGTGTTGCGGCTCGGCCGAGTGTTGGCTTCTTACGAAGACGTGGTCGCGACCGACTGCGTGCTGGTGGGTGGAGACAGCGGCGGTCCGCTGCTGGATATGGATGGCGACGTCGTCGGCATCAACAGCCGAATCGGCAACCGGATCACCGCCAACATGCATGTGCCGTCGGACGCTTACTCCGAAAATTGGACCCGGCTGACCGATGGCGAAGTCTGGGGCAAATTGCCGGGGACGCGTCCGGTGCTGGGAGTCCGCTGCGACAAGGATAAGAAGGCGCCGATCGTGATCGAGGTGACCCCCAATTCTCCGGCCGAGCGGTCGGGCGTCGAAGTGGGGGATCGGATCATTCGCTTTAACGGACGCCAAACCAACTCTTTTGATGATTTGAAATTGCTAGTCGATCAGACAAGCCCCGGCGACCAGGTGGATGTGGTCGTCCAGCGCGGGGAGCGAACTCTGACGCTGAATGACGTCCTGATCAAGGACGCACGCGAAATCGGCGGTTAG
- a CDS encoding S1C family serine protease, translating into MAKLVRTRTLWSVTALLTTLSILTVAYGQQRHEGMMARFLQKVNERSNVRVMAAFREVVAEPHDSTVELLIKGERVALGGIVDSQGWIITKASQIMAQENVDKLVCRLSNGDSFAATIASHDRKFDLALLKIDASGLNVIEMADTAPEVGSLLATTSPKADPLAIGVMSSAARTIQGEYGVLGIRLPGVGENVTEARVMQVFDKSAADKSGLLAGDLIRSVNDITIGSASQLQKAIRGYQPGDVVRLTIARGESDVDLLCTLGDRYTGVEGPEGMARHEFQNHLGGPLSSRRSGFPTAFQHDTFLRPEDCGGPVVNLDGKVVGLNIARAGRVASYAIPADILSEVVQRLKSEAALQTVSTEAAAL; encoded by the coding sequence ATGGCGAAATTGGTGCGCACGCGGACGCTCTGGAGCGTAACGGCACTGTTGACGACCCTGTCGATCCTGACGGTCGCCTACGGCCAGCAGCGTCACGAAGGGATGATGGCTCGGTTCCTGCAAAAGGTAAACGAGCGGAGCAACGTTCGCGTGATGGCCGCGTTTCGCGAAGTCGTCGCCGAGCCGCATGATTCGACCGTCGAATTGCTGATCAAAGGCGAGCGGGTCGCCTTGGGGGGCATCGTCGACTCGCAAGGTTGGATCATCACCAAGGCGAGCCAGATCATGGCCCAGGAGAACGTCGACAAGCTGGTCTGCCGCTTGTCCAACGGCGACAGCTTCGCCGCAACGATCGCCTCGCACGATCGTAAGTTTGACTTGGCGCTGCTGAAGATTGACGCATCGGGTTTGAACGTCATCGAGATGGCCGATACCGCGCCGGAAGTCGGCAGCCTGCTCGCCACGACCAGCCCGAAGGCCGATCCGCTGGCGATTGGCGTGATGAGCTCGGCCGCTCGCACGATTCAGGGCGAATATGGCGTGCTGGGGATCCGGCTGCCAGGCGTGGGGGAGAATGTGACCGAAGCTCGAGTGATGCAGGTGTTTGACAAGAGCGCCGCCGACAAGTCGGGCCTTTTGGCGGGCGACCTGATTCGCTCGGTCAACGACATCACGATCGGCTCGGCCAGCCAGCTGCAAAAGGCGATCCGCGGTTATCAGCCGGGGGATGTCGTGCGGCTGACGATCGCCCGCGGCGAAAGCGATGTTGATTTGCTTTGCACGCTGGGAGATCGCTACACCGGCGTCGAAGGGCCGGAAGGGATGGCCCGCCATGAGTTTCAGAATCATTTGGGGGGACCGCTCAGCTCGCGTCGCAGCGGCTTTCCGACGGCGTTTCAGCATGATACGTTCCTGCGTCCCGAAGATTGCGGCGGTCCGGTCGTCAATCTCGACGGCAAAGTGGTCGGCTTGAACATCGCCCGGGCAGGGCGGGTCGCCAGCTATGCAATTCCGGCTGACATTTTGTCGGAAGTGGTTCAGCGGTTAAAATCGGAGGCGGCCCTGCAAACGGTCTCGACCGAAGCGGCGGCGCTTTAG